The following are encoded in a window of Harmonia axyridis chromosome 7, icHarAxyr1.1, whole genome shotgun sequence genomic DNA:
- the LOC123685373 gene encoding terminal uridylyltransferase Tailor-like produces MTEPFDEKDLEILEQIKNTSDRLVEDQLRNVELMEQLSSIPDIEDQIEQVVKTISPDEQSMQTIYNLIEEDLASVLSEVFVESFTIRPTGSRVSGLQLHSSDLDMNIYFEKRPCKARKCTYRVAAALSESVLFDNVVNLSQPRIPIVKCVHKETGLKCDMNFSFLSGFENDQLIKNYLSVDNKLRSVMLVIKYWAQLHELTGKERGFSKYALTMMFIFYLQHEHSFPSVYELQENTVPTNPTIIWNMNFAHIEETSDKIKEIHSKSMFSLLFGFFSYYEDFLYDSYVICPYFGKPIFPVFLVDHNLCQKRFHRHTRQLKQVKQFTTKRPICVQDPLELGRNVTSMDELNLSRFVMQCFTARQILRKGGNMMIDLLSPIQELKEYFDVYLYMTTSSVQHHNQLLKAKDALVSTFDLRDIWFTRTINFCTLVFQRILGLKIESEGHFRNNHSYTVSSKRQPWRSQDVDMEIIEEKLKVCTIDSEEDLWNNSCVESCSSCSDEPEFRCSVMLTSNTTLSCVEVEFFRNGCDKDMFSTFASYTCRNLLKWFYKYENYMPECSE; encoded by the coding sequence AAACTATATCTCCTGATGAGCAATCTATGCAAACGATTTACAACTTGATTGAGGAAGATTTGGCCAGTGTTTTGTCAGAAGTATTCGTTGAAAGTTTTACCATCCGCCCTACGGGATCTCGAGTTTCTGGTTTACAGTTGCACTCTAGCGATTTGGACATGAAtatctatttcgaaaaaagaccaTGTAAGGCAAGAAAATGTACGTATAGGGTTGCTGCAGCTTTGTCGGAGAGTGTATTATTCGATAATGTGGTGAACTTGAGCCAACCCAGAATACCCATTGTCAAGTGCGTACATAAAGAAACAGGGTTGAAGTGTGATATGAATTTCAGCTTTTTGAGTGGATTTGAAAATGACCagttgataaaaaattatttatcagtagACAACAAGTTGAGATCCGTGATGCTAGTGATAAAATACTGGGCTCAACTACACGAATTGACTGGTAAAGAGCGAGGTTTTTCCAAGTATGCTTTGACAATGATGTTCATTTTCTACCTTCAGCACGAACATTCCTTCCCCAGTGTTTATGAATTGCAAGAAAATACAGTTCCCACAAACCCTACTATTATATGGAACATGAACTTTGCGCACATAGAGGAAACATCtgataaaataaaagaaatacactcaaaatcaATGTTCAGCCTTCTTTTCGGTTTCTTTAGTTATTATGAGGACTTCCTGTACGATTCATATGTCATTTGTCCTTATTTTGGAAAACCAATTTTCCCAGTCTTTTTAGTGGATCATAATCTTTGCCAGAAACGTTTCCACCGCCATACTAGACAATTGAAACAGGTGAAACAGTTTACTACCAAACGCCCAATTTGCGTTCAAGATCCACTAGAACTTGGTCGTAACGTAACATCGATGGATGAACTCAATCTATCCCGCTTCGTTATGCAATGCTTTACTGCCAGACAAATTTTGCGCAAGGGCGGAAACATGATGATCGATTTATTGTCACCTATACAAGAGTTGAAGGAGTACTTCGATGTATATTTATACATGACAACTAGCAGTGTTCAACACCACAATCAACTTCTCAAGGCAAAAGACGCCTTAGTATCAACCTTCGATTTGAGGGATATCTGGTTCACACGAACAATAAACTTCTGTACCTTGGTTTTCCAGAGAATTCTTGGATTGAAAATAGAGTCGGAAGGACATTTCAGAAATAATCACTCCTACACAGTTTCTTCGAAGCGTCAACCATGGCGGAGTCAAGATGTTGATATGGAGATAATCGAAGAGAAATTGAAAGTGTGCACAATTGATTCGGAAGAAGATCTATGGAACAATTCATGCGTTGAGTCTTGCAGTTCTTGTTCTGATGAACCTGAGTTTAGATGTTCTGTTATGCTCACTTCCAATACAACACTGTCTTGTGTAGAAGTGGAGTTCTTTCGGAATGGCTGTGATAAAGATATGTTTTCTACTTTCGCAAGTTACACGTgtagaaatttgttgaaatggTTTTATAAGTATGAGAATTATATGCCTGAATGTTCAGAATAA